From the genome of Candidatus Electrothrix communis, one region includes:
- a CDS encoding 50S ribosomal protein L11 methyltransferase: protein MDESLAPMWLKTSLDCPEIILEAVVDLLGVLSGSAVEQAPVKNGRSVVNGFFCLDGEGREAEQDDVLERLEQELMELFALYELEPPKPTCSLLADEDWATSWQQFFTPFAIIPGLVIKPSWEEYVPAAGEQVIEMDPGMAFGTGQHASTKLALGLISSCFDSRGGEKVLDVGTGTGVLAMGAALFGAKQIRATDNDPEAVRVAGENIAHNKLEGRITVSGDDLDELTGGFDLICANIIHDVLVEMAPDIVRLLADKGAVVLAGILAGEQEKNIIKLYEKLGLTLQEARYEEEWVSLFLAR from the coding sequence ATGGATGAATCTCTTGCCCCGATGTGGTTGAAGACCAGTTTGGACTGTCCTGAAATAATTCTGGAGGCCGTTGTGGATCTGCTTGGCGTGCTGAGTGGCTCAGCAGTGGAACAGGCACCGGTGAAGAATGGTCGAAGCGTGGTGAACGGATTTTTTTGCCTTGACGGTGAAGGCAGAGAGGCGGAACAGGACGATGTCCTGGAACGACTGGAGCAGGAGTTGATGGAGCTTTTTGCGCTCTATGAGCTGGAGCCGCCAAAACCGACATGTTCTTTGCTGGCGGATGAGGACTGGGCAACCTCGTGGCAGCAGTTTTTTACGCCCTTTGCTATTATCCCCGGCCTAGTAATCAAGCCTTCCTGGGAGGAATATGTCCCCGCAGCAGGCGAGCAGGTGATTGAGATGGATCCGGGCATGGCCTTTGGCACTGGTCAGCATGCCTCCACCAAGCTAGCTCTCGGCCTGATTAGTTCCTGTTTTGACAGCAGGGGGGGAGAGAAAGTACTGGATGTCGGGACAGGGACAGGTGTCCTGGCTATGGGGGCAGCTCTGTTCGGTGCGAAGCAGATCAGAGCGACGGATAACGATCCAGAGGCGGTGCGGGTGGCTGGCGAAAATATTGCCCATAACAAGCTTGAAGGGCGGATTACCGTCTCCGGTGACGATCTTGATGAGCTGACAGGCGGCTTTGATCTTATCTGCGCCAATATTATCCATGATGTCCTGGTGGAGATGGCTCCTGATATTGTCCGGCTGCTTGCCGACAAGGGAGCGGTTGTCCTAGCCGGTATCCTCGCAGGCGAACAGGAAAAGAATATCATTAAACTGTATGAAAAGCTCGGCCTCACCTTGCAGGAAGCTCGCTACGAGGAAGAATGGGTGTCCTTGTTTTTGGCTCGATAA
- a CDS encoding cytochrome ubiquinol oxidase subunit I: protein MDRIDFPLLGNSIIMAVVILVHVFFAFFAVGGSVLAVVAEWWGTKKKDNDYIRLARSVSGFLSDMMKINGVLGVAIVVLTIGLWTPFGAFLYSTQFWPFLAEGGVFLLLMIFAVIYHNTWDSVSRGMHIFYGLLTAFFAIMAGVLINAIWAFMMVPGKWMETQSRWDAFNTPILSESTTHLILPCLINGALLVFVWTYWKSRKPSEDQQYYQKVNKFTASIGGTLLFLQPISGILFLLKVKSATEALPTPNPWAQLSGGTATPFLYTMIGLGSVAVICTIVYWVMGHEKGRKALLAASIAMFIAFFIGGFTRERARKPYLVWNVMSMDQQFTKTMKDKGIGGTKQTAGAVVNGEQVFQGCKGCHSYKGQGGSVGPDLTNVPQKYKNKKDELMDFMRQPPSPANMVMTPFSGSEAELEALADYLLQN from the coding sequence GTGGACAGAATAGATTTTCCCTTGTTGGGAAACAGTATTATTATGGCGGTAGTTATACTGGTACACGTTTTTTTTGCTTTTTTTGCAGTCGGCGGTTCTGTGCTGGCTGTTGTTGCTGAATGGTGGGGAACTAAAAAAAAGGACAACGACTACATAAGATTGGCAAGGAGTGTGTCAGGTTTTCTTTCCGATATGATGAAGATCAACGGTGTGCTCGGTGTCGCTATAGTGGTGCTGACCATCGGTCTGTGGACTCCGTTCGGCGCTTTTCTCTACTCAACCCAGTTTTGGCCTTTTCTGGCTGAAGGCGGCGTTTTTCTGCTTCTGATGATTTTTGCCGTCATCTATCATAACACTTGGGATTCTGTTTCTCGAGGAATGCATATTTTTTACGGGTTGTTGACAGCCTTCTTCGCCATAATGGCCGGAGTCCTGATTAATGCCATCTGGGCTTTCATGATGGTTCCGGGCAAGTGGATGGAAACCCAGAGTCGTTGGGATGCATTTAATACCCCCATTCTCTCCGAGTCCACCACCCATCTGATTTTGCCCTGTCTGATCAACGGTGCTCTGCTCGTTTTTGTCTGGACCTATTGGAAATCCAGGAAACCCAGTGAGGACCAGCAGTATTATCAAAAGGTCAACAAGTTTACGGCGTCCATCGGGGGCACCCTGCTTTTTCTGCAGCCTATCTCCGGCATTCTCTTTCTGCTTAAAGTGAAATCAGCTACAGAGGCGCTCCCGACACCTAATCCCTGGGCACAGTTATCTGGCGGCACTGCCACGCCTTTTCTGTACACCATGATCGGACTGGGAAGTGTTGCGGTAATCTGCACGATTGTTTATTGGGTCATGGGGCATGAAAAAGGCCGCAAGGCTTTGCTGGCCGCCTCGATTGCCATGTTTATCGCCTTCTTTATCGGTGGTTTCACCCGTGAAAGAGCAAGGAAACCGTATCTGGTCTGGAATGTTATGAGTATGGATCAGCAGTTCACTAAAACAATGAAGGACAAGGGGATTGGTGGAACAAAGCAAACTGCTGGAGCTGTTGTGAACGGCGAACAGGTTTTCCAGGGATGCAAGGGCTGTCATTCCTATAAAGGGCAGGGAGGGTCAGTGGGACCTGATCTGACAAATGTACCGCAAAAGTATAAGAATAAGAAGGATGAGCTTATGGATTTTATGCGTCAGCCCCCAAGTCCGGCAAATATGGTTATGACTCCTTTCAGCGGGTCGGAAGCCGAACTTGAAGCCCTTGCGGATTATTTGTTGCAGAACTGA
- a CDS encoding propionyl-CoA synthetase gives MEKYQEVFDKSLNNPEDFWAEAAESISWYKKWDVVLDSSDPPFYRWFRGGELNTCYNAVDRHVENGHGDRTAIIYDSPVTDTVRKMSWAELRDQVAQLAGALKQQGAEKGDTIIVYMPMIPEALVAMLACARLGVIHSVVFGGFAADELAIRIDHAQPKMILCASGAIEGKKKLAYKPLVEAAIEQSEHKPEKTIVFQRDFLQADLGQPGDLNWQELVKDAEPADCVPVSATDPLYILYTSGTTGMPKGVLRDNGGHAVALHWSMKNIYNMEPGDVYWAASDVGWVVGHSYIVYGPLLYGCTTVVYEGKPVGTPDAGAFWRVIAEHKVKALFTAPTAFRAIKKEDPEGLHLKKYDLSEYKTLFLAGERLDPDTYHWAKELLGVPVIDHWWQTETAWAIVANPMGIEQFPVKPGSATKSVVGYDVKILDSEGNELEPGEEGNIVIKLPLPPGTLATLWRNKERFISSYMSRYPGYYETGDGGYIDKDGYVFVMGRIDDVINIAGHRLSTGAMEEIVASHSQVAECSVIGIEDSLKGQKPLGLVVLKAGADCEVDKLNKELSLMVRNSIGPIACYRETVIVARLPKTRSGKILRGTMRAIAAGKEYRMPSTIDDPSCLEEIAMALKIIGYPVEQS, from the coding sequence ATGGAGAAATATCAGGAAGTCTTTGACAAAAGCCTAAACAATCCCGAAGATTTTTGGGCAGAGGCTGCCGAGTCCATCAGCTGGTACAAAAAATGGGATGTCGTACTGGATAGCTCTGATCCTCCTTTTTATAGGTGGTTTCGAGGCGGCGAGCTGAATACCTGTTATAATGCTGTGGATCGGCATGTGGAGAACGGGCATGGCGATCGAACGGCTATTATTTATGATTCTCCGGTGACTGACACGGTGCGGAAGATGTCCTGGGCAGAACTGCGTGATCAGGTGGCCCAGCTTGCCGGGGCACTTAAGCAGCAGGGGGCGGAAAAAGGCGACACCATCATTGTTTATATGCCTATGATTCCCGAGGCCTTGGTCGCTATGCTGGCCTGCGCCCGACTCGGTGTTATTCATTCTGTCGTGTTCGGAGGCTTTGCAGCTGATGAGTTAGCGATCCGCATTGATCATGCTCAACCCAAGATGATTCTTTGCGCATCAGGGGCCATTGAAGGCAAAAAAAAACTGGCCTATAAACCGCTTGTTGAGGCGGCCATTGAGCAGTCCGAGCATAAGCCGGAAAAGACCATTGTCTTTCAAAGGGATTTTCTTCAGGCTGATCTAGGGCAGCCCGGTGATTTAAACTGGCAGGAGCTCGTCAAAGATGCTGAGCCTGCTGATTGTGTTCCGGTGTCCGCCACCGATCCGCTTTATATCCTCTATACCTCCGGGACCACGGGTATGCCCAAAGGGGTGCTGCGGGATAACGGCGGGCATGCTGTGGCCCTGCACTGGAGCATGAAAAATATCTATAACATGGAGCCTGGCGATGTTTATTGGGCAGCCTCGGACGTGGGCTGGGTGGTCGGCCATTCTTATATTGTCTATGGTCCGCTTCTGTATGGCTGCACCACTGTGGTTTATGAAGGAAAGCCTGTCGGCACCCCGGATGCAGGAGCATTCTGGCGGGTAATTGCAGAGCATAAGGTAAAGGCGTTGTTCACCGCGCCCACAGCTTTCCGGGCGATTAAAAAGGAAGATCCAGAAGGGCTGCATCTTAAGAAATACGATCTGTCGGAGTACAAAACCCTGTTTCTTGCCGGTGAACGTCTGGACCCGGATACCTATCACTGGGCGAAGGAGTTGTTAGGCGTGCCTGTGATCGACCATTGGTGGCAGACCGAAACAGCTTGGGCCATTGTGGCCAACCCTATGGGTATCGAACAGTTCCCGGTCAAGCCAGGTTCCGCTACCAAATCGGTTGTTGGCTATGACGTGAAGATTCTCGACAGTGAGGGCAATGAGCTTGAGCCGGGTGAGGAGGGGAATATAGTGATCAAACTCCCCTTGCCTCCCGGTACCCTAGCGACCCTGTGGCGGAACAAAGAGCGTTTTATCTCCTCGTATATGTCCAGATATCCGGGGTATTACGAAACTGGTGACGGAGGCTATATTGATAAGGACGGATATGTCTTTGTCATGGGGCGGATTGATGATGTGATTAATATTGCCGGGCATCGCCTTTCCACCGGGGCTATGGAGGAAATCGTCGCGAGCCATTCTCAGGTGGCGGAATGCTCTGTTATTGGTATTGAGGACTCTCTGAAGGGGCAGAAACCACTGGGGCTTGTGGTGCTCAAAGCTGGTGCGGATTGTGAAGTAGATAAGCTGAACAAAGAGCTCTCTCTGATGGTTCGCAACAGTATCGGCCCCATTGCCTGTTATCGTGAGACGGTGATTGTTGCCCGCCTGCCCAAGACGAGATCCGGCAAGATCCTGCGTGGCACCATGCGTGCAATCGCTGCGGGTAAGGAATACCGAATGCCGTCCACCATTGATGATCCTTCCTGTCTGGAAGAGATTGCTATGGCATTAAAAATCATAGGGTATCCTGTGGAACAGTCGTGA